One genomic window of Azospirillaceae bacterium includes the following:
- a CDS encoding GNVR domain-containing protein, translating into MPHTQMPAAQALSAQAAAPSQAIAFTVRDLVLILFRYRQRALAAFAFCLMLAVLLSVFMRPVHQSDASVLINKFSREFTYRPESGAAAALMPMTSDPEELLNTQVQLIRSRDVIITTIQKVGLDKLYPNLAESDPDKINWDKAVERFTDALGTVPQRTSNILHLSFRHRDAGVAKQTLDTLIQVFREKSINVYLNSQTQFFETQVADGKKRVDEVYKKLADFRRVHGVQAYEGQMALLLQQRLNLDSTAKQVDADLAGAHQRVTELKRQIKETPPDVTAYTDKEQSRVVEEARTKLLNLRLREQELHAQFTDESRQMQQLHQEITVAEQFLKTEEGRFAGTVRKARNDVLTSAEQDLNRTMADAAALEGRKKDIAAQIASVDGKINGMSGSEAQRWTLERDFTAAQESLKGQMARLEEARASDNMNRGQVGNIAIVQEPSLSREPVQPKPILNLTLGILAGLFTAIVAALLSEFASDTIYDPTRAERLLGIPALAVFNVHEKPVQ; encoded by the coding sequence ATGCCGCACACACAGATGCCAGCCGCCCAGGCCCTGTCCGCCCAGGCCGCCGCCCCGTCGCAGGCCATCGCCTTCACGGTGCGCGACCTGGTGCTGATCCTGTTCCGGTATCGCCAGCGGGCACTGGCGGCCTTCGCCTTCTGCCTGATGCTGGCGGTGCTGCTCAGCGTCTTCATGCGGCCGGTACACCAGTCCGACGCCTCGGTCCTGATCAACAAGTTCAGCCGCGAATTCACCTATCGCCCGGAATCGGGGGCCGCCGCCGCCCTGATGCCCATGACCAGCGATCCGGAGGAACTACTGAACACCCAGGTGCAGCTGATCCGCAGCCGTGACGTCATCATCACCACCATCCAGAAGGTGGGCCTGGACAAGCTGTACCCCAACCTGGCGGAAAGCGACCCGGACAAGATCAACTGGGACAAGGCGGTGGAACGCTTCACCGACGCGCTGGGCACCGTGCCGCAGCGCACCTCAAACATCCTGCACCTGTCGTTCCGCCACCGCGACGCGGGCGTGGCCAAGCAGACGCTGGACACCCTGATCCAGGTGTTCCGGGAGAAATCGATCAACGTCTACCTCAACTCCCAGACCCAGTTCTTCGAGACCCAGGTGGCCGACGGCAAGAAGCGGGTGGATGAGGTTTACAAGAAGCTGGCGGACTTCCGCCGCGTCCACGGCGTGCAGGCCTATGAGGGGCAGATGGCCCTGCTGCTGCAGCAGCGCCTGAACCTGGACAGCACGGCCAAGCAGGTGGACGCCGACCTGGCGGGCGCCCATCAGCGCGTGACGGAACTGAAGCGCCAGATCAAGGAGACGCCGCCCGACGTCACCGCCTACACCGACAAGGAACAGAGCCGGGTGGTGGAAGAGGCGCGGACCAAGCTGTTGAACCTGCGCCTGCGGGAGCAGGAACTGCACGCCCAGTTCACCGACGAAAGCCGGCAGATGCAGCAGCTGCACCAGGAAATCACGGTGGCGGAACAGTTCCTGAAGACGGAGGAAGGCCGCTTCGCCGGCACCGTGCGCAAGGCGCGCAACGACGTGCTGACCAGTGCGGAGCAGGATTTGAACCGCACCATGGCCGACGCCGCCGCCTTGGAGGGCCGCAAGAAGGACATCGCCGCCCAGATCGCCAGCGTCGACGGCAAGATCAACGGCATGAGCGGCAGCGAGGCCCAGCGCTGGACCCTGGAACGCGATTTCACCGCCGCCCAGGAAAGCCTGAAGGGCCAGATGGCCCGGCTGGAGGAGGCCCGCGCGTCGGACAACATGAACCGCGGCCAGGTGGGCAACATCGCCATCGTCCAGGAACCGTCCCTGTCGCGCGAACCGGTGCAGCCCAAGCCCATCCTGAACCTGACCCTGGGCATCCTGGCCGGCCTGTTCACCGCCATCGTGGCGGCATTGCTGTCGGAATTCGCCTCCGACACCATCTACGACCCCACCCGCGCCGAACGCCTGCTGGGCATCCCGGCCCTGGCGGTGTTCAACGTGCATGAGAAGCCGGTGCAGTAA
- a CDS encoding isochorismatase family protein has protein sequence MTITATPTPGAKLLTPTDHILLMIDFQSQMSFATQSIDATTLRNNAALVANAAAGFKVSTILTTVAVKTFSGPMYSEITDAFPGQDLLDRTSMNTWEDAAVIKRLNTFGKGRIVLSGLWTSVCIVGPALSALEQGFEVYVITDACGDVSTEAHERAVARMVQAGARPITALQYLLELQRDWARTETYAMTTGIAQKFGGSYGLGITYAKTMFGAHEG, from the coding sequence ATGACCATCACCGCCACCCCGACCCCGGGCGCCAAGCTGCTGACCCCGACCGATCACATCCTGCTGATGATCGATTTCCAGTCGCAGATGTCCTTCGCCACCCAGTCGATCGACGCCACCACCCTGCGCAACAACGCAGCATTGGTGGCCAACGCCGCCGCCGGCTTCAAGGTGTCCACCATCCTGACCACGGTGGCGGTGAAGACCTTCTCCGGCCCGATGTATTCCGAAATCACCGACGCCTTCCCCGGCCAGGACCTGCTGGACCGCACGTCCATGAACACCTGGGAAGACGCCGCGGTGATCAAGCGGCTGAACACCTTCGGCAAGGGCCGCATCGTGCTGTCCGGCCTGTGGACCAGCGTCTGCATCGTCGGCCCGGCCCTGTCGGCGCTGGAGCAGGGCTTTGAGGTCTACGTCATCACCGACGCCTGCGGCGACGTCTCGACCGAGGCGCATGAGCGCGCGGTGGCGCGCATGGTCCAGGCCGGCGCCCGCCCCATCACCGCCCTGCAATATCTGCTGGAACTGCAGCGCGACTGGGCCCGTACCGAGACCTACGCCATGACCACCGGCATCGCGCAGAAGTTCGGCGGGTCCTACGGCCTGGGCATCACCTACGCCAAGACCATGTTCGGCGCCCACGAGGGCTGA
- a CDS encoding oligosaccharide repeat unit polymerase yields the protein MIQIDIWQILGRIPFGNWLLLAVCAAAFIGFYVLDYRKWGCLSFASYFFGFNYLLKIIVMYPFAWSANNILATSRHFESIVVHIDKALYITIGGFVCMVLGILAARVLNRRQPAGCELIYHTLARGWQSGGGVALGVMIVAGLTGVLFLMGFQAFVARSLVFERNDLRPFYNLWSQVVPFFAINAIVFGAVNRKWGAVAIGLAMAALGIIGGNRTVAILTMMQVGVILAMPKRFRNLPVMLLAALGLASLAVTIGSLRDASMTDQRDFLFSLLYGNDLSDLRDFAWILTGMDDSPLYWGKTYIAGYLSFIPAFMFPFREEFGFGRVSPQLAGLDPLFHSGLRPPIFGEMYVNFGLPGVLIGGFIYGVLVGRVMHWITRTLNLPNTPDKPVSPVVVWTGFVMLQIIDSVVFTPAFFGVYVLVALLFLGQMLARIGARRWA from the coding sequence ATGATCCAGATCGACATCTGGCAGATCCTGGGGCGCATCCCGTTCGGCAACTGGCTGCTGCTGGCGGTCTGCGCCGCAGCCTTCATCGGCTTCTACGTGCTGGACTACCGCAAGTGGGGCTGCCTGTCCTTCGCCAGCTATTTCTTCGGCTTCAACTACCTGCTGAAGATCATCGTGATGTACCCGTTCGCCTGGTCGGCGAACAACATCCTGGCGACCAGCCGGCATTTCGAATCCATCGTCGTCCATATCGACAAGGCGCTGTACATCACCATCGGCGGTTTCGTCTGCATGGTGCTGGGCATCCTGGCGGCGCGCGTGCTGAACCGCCGCCAGCCGGCGGGGTGTGAGCTGATCTACCACACGCTGGCGCGCGGCTGGCAAAGCGGCGGCGGCGTCGCCCTGGGCGTGATGATCGTGGCCGGCCTGACGGGCGTGCTGTTCCTGATGGGTTTCCAGGCCTTCGTCGCCCGCAGCCTGGTGTTCGAACGCAACGACCTGCGCCCCTTCTATAACCTGTGGAGCCAGGTCGTCCCCTTCTTCGCCATCAACGCCATCGTCTTCGGTGCCGTGAACCGCAAGTGGGGGGCGGTCGCCATTGGCCTGGCCATGGCGGCCCTGGGCATCATCGGCGGCAACCGCACCGTGGCCATCCTGACCATGATGCAGGTGGGCGTGATCCTGGCCATGCCCAAGCGCTTCCGCAACCTGCCGGTCATGCTGCTGGCGGCATTGGGCCTGGCCTCGTTGGCCGTCACCATCGGGTCGCTGCGCGACGCGTCGATGACCGACCAGCGCGATTTCCTGTTCAGCCTGCTGTACGGCAACGACCTGTCGGACCTGCGCGACTTCGCCTGGATCCTGACCGGCATGGACGACAGCCCGCTGTACTGGGGCAAGACCTACATCGCGGGTTATCTCAGCTTCATTCCCGCCTTCATGTTTCCCTTCCGCGAGGAATTCGGCTTCGGCCGCGTCAGCCCGCAGCTGGCTGGCCTGGACCCCCTGTTCCACAGCGGTCTGCGTCCGCCGATCTTCGGCGAGATGTACGTGAATTTCGGCCTGCCCGGCGTGCTGATCGGCGGCTTCATCTACGGCGTGCTGGTGGGCCGGGTGATGCATTGGATCACCCGCACGCTGAACCTGCCCAACACCCCGGACAAGCCGGTGTCGCCGGTGGTGGTGTGGACGGGCTTCGTCATGCTGCAGATCATCGACAGCGTCGTGTTCACGCCGGCCTTCTTCGGCGTCTACGTGCTGGTGGCGCTGCTGTTCCTGGGCCAGATGCTGGCCCGCATCGGCGCCCGGCGCTGGGCGTGA
- a CDS encoding type II toxin-antitoxin system VapC family toxin, which translates to MTIVLDSSATMVWVFPDEDTDVAVTLFEHVVREGAVVPSLWKLEVANTLLSAERRGRIDKEFREAAVTDLEAMPIMIDGETSAHAWRTTLDLAASHRLTVYDAAYLELALRNNMALATLDKELARAADELGLTVIGVI; encoded by the coding sequence GTGACCATCGTCCTGGACTCATCCGCGACGATGGTGTGGGTGTTTCCGGACGAGGATACTGATGTTGCCGTGACGTTGTTCGAGCACGTCGTGCGGGAGGGTGCCGTTGTGCCATCCTTATGGAAGCTCGAAGTTGCCAACACCCTGCTGTCCGCCGAACGACGGGGCCGTATCGACAAGGAGTTCCGGGAGGCGGCGGTCACTGATCTGGAAGCCATGCCGATTATGATAGATGGCGAAACCAGCGCACACGCCTGGCGAACCACGCTGGATTTGGCCGCGTCCCACCGCTTGACCGTCTATGACGCCGCCTATCTGGAACTGGCGCTGCGTAACAACATGGCCCTGGCCACCCTTGACAAGGAACTGGCCCGCGCCGCCGACGAACTCGGCCTGACGGTCATCGGCGTCATCTGA
- a CDS encoding DoxX family protein, giving the protein MKPAALTPAWVRWVALLGLCAAYIQGGVNKALDFSAAVAELGHFGMPASAPLAAAVIALELGASLLILTGFLRWLGALGLAGFTLFATFIANNYWDMAPPERFMAANGFYEHLGLVGGFILVAWHDLRTRNQSS; this is encoded by the coding sequence ATGAAGCCCGCCGCGCTGACACCCGCCTGGGTCCGTTGGGTCGCCCTGCTGGGCCTGTGCGCCGCCTACATCCAGGGCGGTGTCAACAAAGCCCTGGATTTCAGCGCGGCGGTGGCGGAACTGGGCCATTTCGGCATGCCGGCGTCGGCCCCCCTGGCCGCCGCCGTCATCGCCCTGGAACTGGGGGCGTCCTTGCTGATCCTGACCGGCTTCCTGCGCTGGCTGGGCGCCCTGGGGCTGGCGGGCTTCACCCTGTTCGCGACCTTCATCGCCAACAATTACTGGGACATGGCCCCGCCCGAACGGTTCATGGCGGCCAACGGTTTTTACGAACATCTGGGCCTGGTCGGCGGCTTCATCCTGGTGGCCTGGCACGACCTGCGGACCCGCAACCAATCCTCCTGA
- a CDS encoding phosphatase PAP2 family protein, translating into MDMQLLNTLATIGFVLPLFVALLGMLLARRDYLVAACWGGGVTMALLIAFGIRGMLRDDPDLPHFPSGHVTLAVAFYGGLLIIWLRGGQAPGRRNLPLVALALVAIALVEGWSRVVTTEHTWVDVTGGFIVGTAGLLITGCPWAVRRIQSGSRLWLAATLAVAAPFAFFNVTWLDGLIRNFVVL; encoded by the coding sequence ATGGACATGCAGCTTCTCAACACCCTGGCCACGATCGGCTTCGTCCTTCCCCTGTTCGTCGCCCTGCTGGGCATGCTGCTGGCGCGGCGCGACTATCTGGTCGCGGCCTGCTGGGGCGGGGGGGTCACGATGGCGCTGCTGATCGCCTTTGGCATACGCGGGATGCTGCGGGACGACCCGGATCTGCCGCATTTTCCCAGCGGGCACGTCACCCTGGCGGTGGCGTTCTATGGCGGGCTGCTGATCATCTGGCTGCGCGGCGGGCAGGCCCCCGGGCGCAGGAATCTGCCCCTGGTGGCGCTGGCGCTGGTCGCCATCGCCCTGGTGGAGGGGTGGTCGCGTGTGGTGACGACGGAACACACCTGGGTGGACGTGACGGGCGGCTTCATCGTCGGCACGGCGGGCCTGCTGATCACCGGCTGCCCCTGGGCCGTGCGCCGCATCCAGAGCGGATCACGCCTATGGCTGGCCGCGACCCTGGCCGTGGCCGCCCCCTTCGCCTTTTTCAACGTCACCTGGCTGGACGGCCTGATCCGGAATTTTGTGGTTTTGTAA
- a CDS encoding amidohydrolase: MTDTDIQTADLILHHGLFTTLDRANPTATAVAVKDGRFIAVGGEAEVMAHAGTGTRLIDLKGRRVLPGLIDNHLHIIRGGLNFNMELRWDGVRSLADAMAMLKRQVAITPAPQWVRVVGGFTEHQFVEKRLPTIDELNAVAPDTPVFILHLYDRALLNGAALRAVGYTKDTPEPPGGQILRDAKGNPTGLLLAKPNAAILYATLAKGPKLPFEYQVNSTRHFMRELNRLGVTGAIDAGGGFQNYPDDYEVIQKLANEDQLTIRLAYNLFTQKPKGEKDDFLNWTRTSVYKDGTDYFRHNGAGEMLVFSAADFEDFRQPRPDMAPEMEGDLEGVVRVLAENRWPWRMHATYDETISRALDVFEKVNQDVPLEGLNWFFDHAETISDESIDRIAALGGGIAVQHRMAYQGEYFVERYGLGAAAATPPVAKILDKGVKVSAGTDATRVASYNPWVSLAWLITGKTVGGLRLYSQHNCLDRETALRMWTENVTWFSNEEGKKGRVQVGQLADLIVPDRDFFACAESEIADTASLLTLVGGKVVYGAGDFARFDENPVPPAMPDWSPVRTFGGYGAWNLLEPKDTPLQRQAAQGCGCANDCNVHGHAHATAWSAKLPIADLKSFWGALGCACWAV, from the coding sequence ATGACTGATACAGACATCCAGACCGCCGACCTGATCCTGCACCACGGCCTGTTCACCACCCTGGACCGCGCCAACCCCACGGCCACCGCCGTGGCGGTGAAGGATGGACGATTCATCGCCGTTGGTGGTGAGGCCGAGGTGATGGCGCACGCCGGCACCGGCACCCGCCTGATCGACCTGAAGGGCCGCCGGGTCCTGCCCGGCCTGATCGACAACCATCTGCACATCATCCGCGGCGGCCTGAACTTCAATATGGAGCTGCGCTGGGACGGCGTGCGGTCCCTGGCCGACGCCATGGCCATGCTGAAGCGCCAGGTGGCCATCACCCCGGCGCCGCAATGGGTGCGCGTGGTCGGCGGCTTCACCGAGCACCAGTTCGTGGAAAAGCGCCTGCCCACCATTGATGAGTTGAACGCCGTGGCCCCCGACACGCCGGTGTTCATCCTGCACCTGTACGACCGCGCCCTGCTGAACGGGGCGGCCTTGCGCGCCGTCGGCTACACCAAGGACACGCCGGAGCCGCCGGGCGGCCAAATCCTGCGCGACGCCAAGGGCAACCCCACCGGCCTGCTGCTGGCCAAGCCCAACGCCGCTATCCTGTACGCCACCTTGGCCAAGGGCCCCAAGCTACCCTTCGAGTACCAGGTGAATTCCACCCGCCATTTCATGCGCGAACTGAACCGCCTGGGCGTCACCGGCGCCATCGACGCCGGCGGCGGTTTCCAGAACTACCCCGACGACTATGAGGTCATCCAGAAGCTGGCCAATGAGGACCAGCTGACCATCCGCCTGGCCTACAACCTGTTCACGCAGAAGCCCAAGGGCGAGAAGGACGACTTCCTGAACTGGACCCGCACCTCGGTCTACAAGGACGGCACCGACTACTTCCGCCACAACGGCGCCGGCGAGATGCTGGTGTTCTCCGCCGCGGATTTCGAGGATTTCCGCCAGCCCCGCCCCGACATGGCGCCGGAGATGGAAGGCGACCTGGAGGGGGTGGTGCGTGTCCTGGCGGAAAACCGCTGGCCCTGGCGCATGCACGCGACATACGACGAAACCATCAGCCGCGCCCTGGACGTGTTCGAGAAGGTGAACCAGGACGTGCCGCTGGAAGGGCTGAACTGGTTCTTCGACCACGCCGAGACCATCTCCGACGAATCCATCGACCGCATCGCGGCGCTGGGCGGCGGCATCGCCGTGCAGCACCGCATGGCCTACCAGGGCGAATATTTCGTGGAGCGTTACGGCCTGGGTGCGGCCGCCGCCACGCCGCCGGTGGCCAAAATCCTGGACAAGGGCGTGAAGGTTTCCGCCGGCACCGACGCCACCCGTGTCGCCTCATACAACCCCTGGGTCTCGCTGGCCTGGCTGATCACCGGCAAGACCGTGGGCGGCCTGCGCCTCTATTCCCAGCACAACTGCCTGGACCGGGAGACGGCCCTGCGCATGTGGACGGAGAACGTCACCTGGTTCTCCAATGAGGAAGGCAAGAAGGGCCGGGTCCAGGTGGGCCAGCTGGCCGACCTGATCGTGCCCGACCGCGACTTCTTCGCCTGTGCGGAGAGCGAGATCGCCGACACCGCGTCGCTGCTGACCCTGGTTGGCGGCAAGGTGGTGTACGGCGCCGGCGACTTCGCCCGGTTCGACGAGAACCCGGTGCCGCCGGCCATGCCCGACTGGTCGCCGGTGCGCACCTTCGGCGGTTATGGCGCCTGGAACCTGCTGGAGCCGAAGGACACGCCGTTGCAGCGCCAGGCGGCGCAAGGCTGCGGCTGCGCCAATGACTGCAACGTCCATGGCCACGCCCACGCCACCGCCTGGTCGGCCAAGCTGCCCATCGCCGACCTGAAGTCGTTCTGGGGCGCCCTGGGCTGCGCCTGCTGGGCGGTTTGA
- a CDS encoding glycosyltransferase family 1 protein, which produces MSYPIYINGRFLNQRQTGVQRFARQTVQAIDHLLDQPTHQSLRDHVVLLVPAGMEDVTPVLRNVRVQAGGRFRGGYAWEQLDLPRLATDGVLLNLCNLGPLAKRRQVVVVHDATPRVSPESFSLPFRLAYRVLVPLLGRVARGIVTISDFSRNEIAQWYGIPANRITLCSEGGDHILDVTADRGVLDRNGLAAQGGLTNRPYFLAVGVGSANKNVDLVIQAFEKAALDGVRLVLTGKRDTRVHPAAGVQAVAAASDSLCPVGHVSDGELRALYENALALVYPSRYEGFGLPPVEAMTCGCPVVISDQEALIEVAAPKETGAALVCGMDDADGLALLLRRLATEDLLRRQLSVRGRTRAGRFLWSHTAKNLLDRCLAVAS; this is translated from the coding sequence ATGTCCTATCCCATTTACATCAACGGCCGGTTCCTGAACCAGCGGCAGACGGGCGTGCAGCGCTTCGCCCGCCAGACGGTGCAGGCGATCGACCATCTGCTGGACCAGCCCACGCACCAGTCCCTGAGGGACCACGTCGTGCTGCTGGTTCCGGCCGGAATGGAGGATGTGACACCCGTATTGCGCAACGTCCGCGTCCAGGCGGGCGGACGCTTCCGGGGCGGCTATGCCTGGGAACAGCTGGACCTGCCGCGCCTGGCGACCGATGGCGTGCTGTTGAACCTGTGCAACCTGGGGCCCCTCGCCAAACGGCGCCAGGTGGTGGTGGTGCACGACGCCACGCCGCGCGTCAGCCCGGAAAGCTTCTCCCTGCCCTTCCGCCTGGCCTATCGCGTGCTGGTGCCCCTGCTGGGCCGCGTGGCGCGCGGCATCGTCACCATCAGCGACTTCTCCCGCAATGAGATCGCGCAGTGGTATGGCATTCCGGCCAACCGCATCACCCTGTGCAGCGAGGGCGGCGACCATATCCTGGACGTCACCGCCGACAGGGGCGTGCTGGACCGCAACGGCCTGGCGGCCCAAGGCGGCCTGACCAACCGGCCCTATTTCCTGGCGGTGGGCGTGGGCAGCGCCAACAAGAACGTGGACCTGGTCATCCAGGCCTTCGAAAAGGCGGCGCTGGACGGCGTGCGCCTGGTCCTGACCGGCAAGCGCGACACCCGCGTGCACCCCGCCGCCGGCGTCCAGGCGGTGGCGGCGGCCAGCGACAGCCTCTGCCCCGTCGGCCATGTCAGCGACGGCGAACTGCGCGCGCTGTATGAGAACGCCCTCGCCCTGGTCTATCCCTCCCGCTACGAGGGTTTCGGCCTGCCGCCGGTGGAGGCCATGACCTGCGGCTGCCCCGTCGTCATCAGCGACCAGGAAGCGCTGATCGAGGTCGCGGCACCGAAGGAGACGGGCGCCGCCCTGGTCTGCGGCATGGACGATGCCGACGGCCTGGCCCTGCTGCTGCGCCGGCTGGCAACCGAAGATTTGCTGCGCCGGCAGCTGTCGGTCCGCGGCCGCACCCGCGCCGGCCGTTTCCTGTGGTCGCACACGGCGAAAAACCTGCTGGACCGCTGCCTGGCGGTGGCGTCGTGA
- a CDS encoding type II toxin-antitoxin system prevent-host-death family antitoxin, with protein sequence MTEIGALEAKDQFSRLLARTAQGEAFTITSHGRPVARLVPIEPSHDAEDARAAFARLRARAATLTGAPFSRAEIRTYRDEGRR encoded by the coding sequence ATGACCGAGATCGGCGCCCTTGAGGCGAAGGACCAGTTCTCGCGTCTTCTTGCACGCACCGCGCAAGGGGAGGCGTTCACGATCACCAGCCATGGCCGCCCCGTGGCGCGCCTGGTCCCCATCGAGCCCAGCCACGACGCGGAAGATGCCCGGGCTGCCTTCGCCCGACTGCGGGCCCGCGCCGCCACCTTGACCGGCGCACCATTCAGCCGCGCGGAAATCCGGACCTATCGCGACGAAGGCCGTCGGTGA
- a CDS encoding glycosyltransferase, translated as MMDGTLPPADTAVIPAQTAVARPLRVLHIVESAATGVGRHLLDLLEGTLAQGHGADVLFSPTREDDIFRQGRARLTNVHFRAIAMRRAPTPTDLKALWAVKRHMASFGPYDIIHGHSSKGGMLARLAGIGTKARVVYTPHAISTLDPNLTGPKRALFHVGEVALACLTDQIIAVSTGEREHIIGLGIPADKVTTITNGIEPPVTAPRDDTRRELGLAPHHLAIGFVGRLTAHKGIDILIDSFARAHAVAPHARLIIIGDGDAGDDARTRAEALGCSTAITWLGARDAVRYYGAFDLLAQPSRYEGLSYTLLEAAGLGLPIIATDVGGTRDVIVDDVTGVVSPSHEAAPGAFADLLCALVTDPGRLARYADAAFAHVGPGGRARMVTRTLSLYQSLL; from the coding sequence ATGATGGACGGAACCCTGCCCCCGGCCGACACGGCCGTCATCCCCGCCCAAACGGCGGTGGCGCGCCCCTTGCGCGTGCTGCACATCGTGGAATCGGCCGCCACCGGCGTGGGTCGCCACCTGCTGGATTTGCTGGAGGGCACGCTGGCGCAGGGGCATGGCGCCGACGTCCTGTTCTCCCCCACCCGGGAGGACGACATCTTCCGCCAGGGCCGCGCCCGGCTGACCAACGTTCATTTCCGCGCCATCGCCATGCGCCGCGCGCCCACCCCCACCGACCTGAAGGCGCTGTGGGCGGTGAAGCGGCACATGGCCAGCTTCGGCCCCTACGACATCATCCACGGCCATTCGTCCAAGGGCGGCATGCTGGCCCGCCTGGCCGGCATCGGCACCAAGGCCCGCGTGGTCTACACCCCCCATGCCATCTCCACCCTGGACCCCAACCTGACGGGGCCGAAGCGCGCGCTGTTCCATGTGGGCGAGGTGGCGCTGGCCTGCCTGACCGACCAGATCATCGCCGTCTCGACCGGGGAGCGTGAACACATCATCGGCCTGGGCATCCCGGCCGACAAAGTCACCACCATCACCAACGGGATCGAACCGCCGGTAACCGCCCCGCGCGACGACACGCGCCGCGAACTGGGCCTGGCGCCCCATCATCTGGCCATCGGTTTCGTCGGCCGCCTGACAGCGCACAAGGGCATCGACATCCTGATCGATTCCTTCGCCCGGGCACATGCCGTGGCCCCGCACGCCCGCCTGATCATCATCGGCGACGGCGATGCCGGCGACGACGCACGGACGCGGGCCGAGGCGCTGGGCTGCAGCACCGCCATCACCTGGCTGGGGGCCCGCGACGCCGTGCGGTATTACGGCGCCTTCGACCTGCTGGCCCAGCCCAGCCGGTACGAGGGCCTGAGCTATACCCTGCTGGAGGCCGCCGGCCTGGGCCTGCCCATCATCGCCACCGACGTGGGCGGCACCCGCGACGTCATTGTCGATGACGTCACGGGCGTGGTGTCGCCATCGCACGAGGCCGCCCCCGGCGCCTTCGCCGACCTGCTGTGCGCCCTGGTGACGGATCCCGGGCGCCTGGCGCGCTACGCCGACGCCGCCTTCGCCCATGTGGGCCCGGGCGGCCGGGCCCGCATGGTGACCCGTACACTGTCTCTTTACCAATCCCTGCTATGA
- a CDS encoding XapX domain-containing protein: MKIYLMSLGAGLLVGVIYALINVRSPAPPVVALVGLLGILVGEQVPPLLKTLWAKEPVALSWLHQVRPHMFGHLPQAQPQPSRLADGAPATDSAKGI; the protein is encoded by the coding sequence ATGAAAATCTACCTGATGTCGCTGGGTGCCGGCCTGCTGGTCGGCGTCATCTACGCCCTGATCAACGTCCGGTCGCCGGCCCCGCCGGTGGTGGCCCTGGTGGGCCTGCTGGGCATCCTGGTGGGCGAACAGGTCCCGCCGCTGCTGAAGACCCTGTGGGCGAAGGAGCCCGTGGCCCTGTCCTGGCTGCACCAGGTGCGGCCGCACATGTTCGGCCATCTGCCCCAGGCCCAGCCCCAGCCGTCGCGACTGGCCGACGGCGCCCCCGCGACCGATAGCGCGAAAGGCATCTGA
- a CDS encoding polysaccharide export protein, whose product MKQHVSLGLVLLAVGAIAPLAGCVPNSIQPPDEKTLAAQTSALRAAPAGRPVRAGASQAAAFTPWEDEDTDYHIGLGDEVEVKLPFNGEFNDRVTVGPDGQFTLPLVGVVHAEGRTVPDITNELNQRFGHDLRDPRVQVAIRAYASERVFIGGEVNNAGLFNMPGRIGVLEAIAMANGFMETAQSHKVVLIRRAPNGRPMMKIIDISGFVAGTADDVRLHPFDIIFVPKSTIAEVDQWVDQFITRVVPFQRSFNYTLGQQQTLN is encoded by the coding sequence ATGAAACAACACGTCTCCCTGGGACTGGTCCTGCTGGCCGTGGGCGCGATCGCGCCGTTGGCCGGGTGTGTTCCCAATTCCATCCAGCCGCCGGACGAAAAGACGCTGGCGGCGCAGACGTCCGCGCTGCGGGCGGCACCCGCCGGCCGGCCGGTGCGCGCCGGCGCCAGCCAGGCCGCGGCCTTCACCCCGTGGGAGGATGAGGACACCGACTACCACATCGGCCTGGGGGATGAGGTTGAGGTCAAGCTGCCGTTCAACGGTGAATTCAACGACCGCGTGACCGTGGGGCCCGACGGGCAGTTCACCCTGCCGCTGGTGGGCGTGGTGCATGCCGAGGGCCGGACCGTTCCCGACATCACCAACGAGTTGAACCAGCGCTTCGGCCACGATTTGCGCGATCCCCGCGTCCAGGTGGCCATCCGCGCCTACGCCTCGGAACGGGTGTTCATCGGGGGTGAGGTCAACAACGCCGGCCTGTTCAACATGCCCGGCCGCATCGGCGTGCTGGAGGCCATCGCCATGGCCAACGGCTTCATGGAAACGGCGCAGAGCCACAAGGTGGTGCTGATCCGCCGCGCCCCCAACGGCCGCCCGATGATGAAGATCATCGACATCAGCGGCTTTGTCGCCGGCACGGCCGACGACGTGCGCCTGCACCCCTTCGACATCATCTTCGTGCCCAAGAGCACGATCGCCGAGGTCGACCAGTGGGTGGACCAGTTCATCACCCGCGTCGTGCCCTTCCAGCGTAGCTTCAACTACACCCTGGGCCAGCAGCAGACGCTTAATTAA